One part of the Microbulbifer sp. THAF38 genome encodes these proteins:
- the rpmA gene encoding 50S ribosomal protein L27, which translates to MAHKKAGGSTRNGRDSESKRLGVKRFGGQSVAAGNIIVRQRGTKFHAGVNVGMGKDHTLFATADGVVKFEVKGPNNRKFVSIETA; encoded by the coding sequence ATGGCACATAAGAAAGCTGGCGGTAGTACGCGAAATGGTCGCGATTCCGAGAGTAAACGCCTGGGCGTGAAGCGCTTTGGCGGCCAGTCTGTAGCAGCAGGCAACATCATCGTTCGTCAGCGTGGCACCAAGTTCCACGCCGGTGTTAACGTTGGTATGGGCAAAGATCACACCCTGTTCGCCACCGCGGACGGCGTTGTGAAGTTCGAAGTTAAAGGCCCCAATAACCGCAAGTTCGTTTCTATCGAAACTGCCTAA
- the proB gene encoding glutamate 5-kinase: MSRRGLSKGRRWVVKIGSALLTDNGRGVNSVAISAWVAQIAELRQQGVEVVLVSSGAVAAGMDRLGWHRRPESIHQLQAAAAVGQSHLVQVYEQAFGHFDIRSAQILLDHDDLSNRTRYLNARSTLRTLLSLGAVPIVNENDTVVTDEIRFGDNDTLAALVANLVEADTLLILTDADGLFTQDPRDSPDAELIGEASALDSRLLGMAGDSRSGLGRGGMTTKVRAAQLAARSGACTVIAGGAREQVVTRVWKGEALGTLLLPEAGPLAARKRWLAGQLQVRGSLTLDSGAEKALRDGGKSLLSVGVTEVQGRFHRGDLVSCRNSAGQEVARGLVNYDSSESARILGQSSERFVDLLGYRDDDELIHRDNLILL, from the coding sequence ATGTCCCGCAGGGGGCTTTCTAAGGGGCGGCGCTGGGTGGTGAAAATTGGCAGTGCCCTGCTCACTGACAATGGTCGCGGCGTCAATAGTGTGGCCATTTCCGCCTGGGTGGCACAGATCGCCGAATTGCGTCAGCAGGGCGTTGAGGTGGTGTTGGTTTCCTCCGGGGCGGTTGCCGCGGGTATGGATCGCCTCGGTTGGCATCGCAGGCCGGAATCGATTCATCAGCTGCAGGCCGCCGCAGCGGTAGGGCAGAGCCACCTGGTGCAGGTTTACGAGCAGGCTTTTGGCCACTTCGATATCCGCAGTGCCCAGATTTTGCTGGATCACGATGATCTCTCCAATCGCACCCGCTACCTCAATGCGCGCAGTACACTCCGAACCCTGCTCTCTTTGGGGGCTGTACCGATCGTCAATGAGAACGACACCGTTGTAACCGATGAGATACGTTTCGGGGATAACGATACTCTGGCAGCGCTAGTGGCGAATCTTGTGGAGGCGGATACTCTGCTGATTTTGACCGATGCAGACGGGCTCTTTACCCAGGACCCCCGCGATAGCCCCGATGCGGAACTGATTGGTGAGGCATCGGCGTTGGATTCCAGGCTGCTGGGAATGGCAGGGGACTCCCGCAGTGGCCTCGGGCGCGGTGGTATGACCACCAAGGTGCGCGCAGCACAACTGGCCGCTCGCTCTGGAGCCTGCACCGTGATTGCGGGGGGTGCCAGGGAGCAAGTAGTCACACGGGTATGGAAGGGGGAGGCCCTGGGTACCCTCCTGCTGCCCGAGGCGGGCCCCCTGGCAGCGCGCAAACGCTGGCTTGCCGGGCAGTTGCAGGTCCGCGGCAGCCTCACTCTCGATAGTGGTGCTGAGAAGGCATTGCGCGATGGCGGCAAAAGCCTGCTATCCGTTGGGGTGACTGAGGTGCAGGGTCGCTTTCACCGGGGAGACTTGGTTTCTTGCCGTAATAGTGCGGGACAAGAGGTCGCCCGCGGTCTGGTGAATTACGACAGTAGTGAGAGTGCCAGGATTCTCGGCCAGTCGTCAGAGCGCTTTGTCGACCTACTCGGCTATCGTGATGATGACGAGCTGATACACCGGGATAATCTTATCCTGCTCTAG
- the cgtA gene encoding Obg family GTPase CgtA encodes MKFVDEAPIFVQAGKGGNGCLSFRREKFVEKGGPDGGDGGDGGSVYLEADDSLNTLVDYRYQPRYAAESGQPGRGRNCTGGKGEDLVLKVPVGTTVIDVDTGEAIGDMTRAGERLLVAQGGFHGLGNTRFKSSTNRAPRQTTNGSEGEFRNLKLELKVLADVGMLGLPNAGKSTFIRAVSAAKPKVANYPFTTLVPNLGVVQVQKHRSFVIADIPGLIEGAAEGAGLGIRFLKHLTRCRVLLHLVDLAPFDGSDPVENARAIERELATFSSTLAGRERWLVLNKTDLVPAAELEERCQSVVDALSWKGPVFRVAAIRGEGTDVLSGRLMDYLEDRQEQEDRDPELAEAELEAQRQMQREARERIEELRESHRAKRKAAKGLVDDDEDWDDDDHDVDIEYRP; translated from the coding sequence ATGAAGTTTGTCGATGAGGCGCCCATCTTTGTGCAGGCGGGTAAGGGTGGCAATGGCTGCCTGAGCTTCCGCAGAGAAAAGTTTGTAGAAAAAGGTGGCCCGGATGGTGGTGACGGCGGCGATGGCGGTTCCGTCTATTTAGAGGCCGATGACTCCCTTAACACCCTGGTAGACTACCGTTACCAGCCCCGCTATGCCGCTGAAAGTGGTCAGCCCGGCCGCGGGCGCAATTGTACCGGGGGCAAGGGCGAAGACCTTGTCTTGAAAGTGCCCGTGGGTACAACCGTGATCGACGTGGATACTGGCGAGGCCATCGGCGATATGACCCGGGCGGGTGAACGCCTGCTGGTCGCCCAGGGAGGCTTTCACGGCCTGGGTAACACACGCTTTAAATCCAGTACCAATCGAGCTCCCCGCCAGACCACTAATGGTTCTGAAGGTGAATTCCGCAACCTGAAGCTGGAGCTGAAGGTGCTCGCAGATGTGGGGATGCTGGGGTTGCCCAATGCCGGCAAGTCTACGTTTATTCGGGCGGTATCTGCAGCTAAGCCCAAGGTGGCCAATTACCCCTTCACGACCTTGGTGCCAAACCTGGGGGTGGTACAGGTGCAGAAGCACCGCAGTTTTGTGATTGCCGATATTCCGGGATTGATTGAGGGGGCAGCAGAAGGGGCGGGTCTGGGTATCCGGTTCCTCAAACACTTAACCCGCTGCCGAGTGTTGCTGCACCTGGTGGATTTGGCGCCATTTGACGGTTCAGACCCGGTGGAGAATGCCCGCGCCATCGAGCGTGAGCTGGCTACTTTTAGTAGCACTCTGGCTGGTCGCGAGCGCTGGCTGGTGCTGAATAAGACCGATCTGGTGCCGGCTGCTGAACTGGAAGAGCGCTGTCAGTCGGTTGTGGATGCGTTGAGTTGGAAGGGGCCGGTATTCCGCGTGGCGGCTATACGCGGTGAAGGCACCGATGTACTCAGTGGCCGTTTGATGGACTACCTGGAAGACCGTCAAGAGCAGGAAGATCGCGATCCGGAGTTGGCCGAGGCCGAGCTGGAGGCGCAGCGCCAGATGCAGCGCGAAGCCCGCGAGCGCATTGAGGAGCTGCGGGAGAGCCACCGTGCCAAGCGCAAGGCCGCGAAGGGCCTTGTGGATGATGATGAAGACTGGGACGATGACGACCACGATGTCGATATCGAGTACCGCCCTTGA
- the rpsT gene encoding 30S ribosomal protein S20, which translates to MANSPQAKKRARQNDKRRMHNASLRSMVRTYIKKVVAAIDAGDAEKAKTAYAEAVPVIDRMADKGIIHKNKAARHKSRLNAQVKALAA; encoded by the coding sequence GTGGCCAACTCACCTCAAGCGAAGAAACGCGCGCGCCAAAACGACAAGCGCCGCATGCATAACGCCAGTCTGCGCTCCATGGTGCGCACCTACATCAAGAAGGTAGTTGCGGCCATCGATGCCGGCGATGCGGAAAAAGCAAAAACTGCATACGCAGAAGCGGTTCCCGTTATCGACCGCATGGCAGACAAAGGCATTATTCACAAGAATAAAGCCGCTCGTCACAAGAGCCGCCTGAACGCTCAGGTTAAAGCTCTGGCCGCCTAA